The nucleotide sequence ACTCATTTTCAACAGTTAAAACAGTAGAGTAAGAGAATTCAAGAATTCTGCAATGCCCAGAGTAGAAAGCAAGAATCCAGAGGGTGCTTAGTTGACGGAAAAACTTGATGAATCAACAACAATACATATTAATGTGTCAGCATAACAAGCAGGAATATGCAGGGTAAAAAGATGGAAAAAAGATCTTAGTATAAACGAGAAAGCAAGGGAGAAGAGATCATCATGAAGTAAATGATGTTAGCTAATCCTTCATTTTCTATTtggataatttaataattttaaaagaatCATACTAAAATCATCTTATTTCTGAGAGTAGACAAACACAAACATATCAGGGAACATAGTGAAGAGGAACCTAAAAAGGTGGTCCTTTTGTGTCTAAAAACCATGAGAGAATCTAAAACAGAAAGTAGAAACTAAGGATAACAAACTAAAGGCTCATAGTCCGATTTTGGTGTTCAATTTGTCATCCACACTGCAAGCCATTATTTTACACTCTTTTGATAAAATTTTGACATTATTTTACAACTTAGTTGTCAATATGACATTATCCTTTAAAGTTCATACCGACAACACAAAATCAGACAAGGGAGGGAGCTAAAAGATTTGTTTGTGGATCCAAGTATCTATTTTGGACGCCAATAATAATATTAGGCATGATAGTATTACAATATGATCATAGGTAGAAAATATCTACATTTGACACATTGAGATGCAACAAATTCTCTTTGGATCTATTCATGACCAAAATGCACACCTCAAATATCATGTGAATCTAGAAACACACATCAAGAAGATAGATGATAAACAATTTTCACATGATGCATTGTAACTAGACATGTAGAAAAACACACAAAAAAGAAAGCAGTCATCAGCACAGAAACAAGTATGAAAGAAGACGATAATAAGATACAACTGTAAGGGGAAGAAAACATCAGTTTTTACCATCAGTAACCCGCACAGCCAATCCAAAGTCAGCAAGCTTTATCTTCCCTGACCCCGTGAGCAGGATGTTCTCGGGCTTTATATCCCGGTGGACGACTCCCATCTCATGGCAATACTTGATAACCAAAACCAATTCTTTCAGCATCATCGCCACTCTCTGCTCCGAGAACTTCCCTTCCTTAATCATCTGATCCAAAACCCGCCCACCGGAGCACAGCTCCATCACCAAATGGAAACAGTCGGAGTCCTCAAACACCGATTTCAGCATCACGATACCCGGGTGGCCCGACAGGTGCTGCATGATCTCCACTTCACGGTGCACAGTCTCCCCTCCGTTCTTGGGTAACGTCTTGCAAGCGAACTCCTCGCCGCTGGCCTTGCTCCGGCACAGCCTCACCGACCCGAACTTCCCGTGTCCGATCTCCCGTCCGAGAACGTACTCATGTTCCAGTTTCTTCTTCCGCCCTATCCGAGTGGCGGAGTCGATGCATCCCAGCTTTCTCTTCAAACCCCGCCCAGGTGTACCAGGCAACGAACACCCTATTGGCGGGGCGGTCATCACGACTCCCCCACCGCCGCCATTGCGAGATCCAACCTTTTCCATCTCCCGGCACTTCTTCTTGCACTTCTGGCCATCGGACAAGTTCGATTCGACGAAAGACGATGACTTAGTACCTTTCCTCTTCCTACGGAGCGATTCCATCGCTCTCCGCACCGATCCAACCGATTGCCACCAACAGCTACGCTGTCCACGAGCTAATTCCACCAAAACCTACTCTTGCTTAGGCCCTACGAGGGCAGAAAACTAGAGACGAGATGAAAAATTAGCGGGCGCAGGTCGAGGaatctgttcttcttcttcttccgccccATCGGACCCGGCGATCCGTGGACGCAAGCGGAATCGTGCCAAGGAAGCGGATCGTGAGAACTGGGAGAAGCCAAGAGAGGAAGTTAACAAACCATGGCGAGAGGGGCAAGGTGAAAACTTAGGAGCGCCATGGAGGAGGATGAGATGGGGGAAGCGATGCGGTGTTTGGAGTAGCGAGGGAAGGGGTGAGCCTATCGCCGTGGGTGGAACCGCCCTTGTTGCCTTCAAGAAAAAGCAACACGCGGGGGCACGACAAGAGAGAAGGATGGGGATCCCCTCCAGAATGACTTTTAAAACGAATCCGCTATTCCCTCATCTCAACCGCTAATCAAACGTGATCCACCCAACGTTAGTCAGGTTGGAGTTCTATAAACATACAATATTTGGAGAGGATCTCTAGGTCAACGAGGGCCGACCGGGTTGTCGGTATGTGCTGGGCTCCGGGCTCTAATTCCAAGGACCGACGGTGACTAATCGTTGAACTCTGTCATCGGGCGGCGGAGATGGGTCGTCCTGTAGCGGATCCGGGCGCACGGGTGCGGGGAGACGCGGATCTCGAGGTGCAGGGAGAAGTCTAGTGTGCTTCGGTCTGCGGATTCCCTGACCCGTTGGGAGTTCCGACAGTTTGCCTTCGGAAGCGGACGATCCGGTAAGCTACCTGCTCTCCCGTTTCGGATGGATAAGCGTACGGGTAGGATCCGATAACGTTTAGACTCGATTTATGTTGCGTCGGTGGCACACCTAAGCAGAATCCAATTGTAGTCCAAGTCGTGTCACTCGTTGTGGCTGAAGCGACTGCGTCAAAAGTCGTGCACCAGGTCCCTGATCACACGCCGTCCACGTCGACAAAAGCACATGTCTCGATGAACGAATCGGAATCACATCCCACGCACAAAGACCAGTAGGTGGAGATCACATGTTATCTTTTGGGCAAGAAGAACGATAATTCAACGTCTCTTCATCTAAAAGGAAGAACAAGGTGACATCGTCAAATAATTTTTGAGAAGGATGGATAAAGATTAATCCCATATAACAAAGTGAAttgaacttaatattatgttatttatttctgctcaaACACAAATTTCTTTACAGACTTCTTTATATAGATTAAGATCATATCAAGAGGTACAGCTTTCTGTGATTTATTTGGAGACGAGCATGCACAACTTACGGCAATGGTGGAAGCGTTCCTGTGCTCTGAGTGTGTTATGGCCTACAAGGCTTTCAATGGCGATGGTGGAGAAAGGTCTTCCTGTACTGTGAAGGAGCCTGACGACTTTTCTCCATCTGATGTGGGTTATTGGAACTCTTCCCCCGGGTGTAGCCCTCGTCGAGGATCTGCGGGCCGAGATAGAGACGGACGGGGCCACCGCCGCCGTAGAGGGAGGTCGTGTGCCACCAGGAGGCCGCGGAGGGCGGTGGGAGGGAGGGGTAAGCGGGGGAGAGAGAGGGGACGAAGTCGGCAACGATGGATCGCTGAGACGGGGAGAAGCGGCCATAGAAGAGGAGGTTGACGGTGTGATTGCCCTCGAGGAGGCGGCCTCTGTGGTACTCCAGAACAAGGGGCTGCTGCTGCAATAGAACAGCAGCGGAATGCTGCAAcattagcagcagcagcagcaggtggGAGAACAGAGACGGAAAGTTGGCCATGTATGCAGCTTCTCTCTTCTATGGTGTGAGGACTTCAGATGAGCTCAGTCAGAGGCTGAGACTGTCAAAATTGGAGACACTAAGAGTGGTACGTATAGATGAGCATGAGCAATCTATTCCGCTGTCATCAACTCAGAGGAACAGCAAAGATGAAGGCTCTAAGCCCTACAAGTGTCGTTTTTTTTACTTTGGTGGTTCAAAATTGATGCATGAGAGTGGTCTGGGGCGGTGGTGGAGCAGCGGCGGTGAGGGGTGGTGTTAGTGGAAGCCTCCCCCTTGACCTTCGCGTGTTAGTCAACGCCTAAATCCAAGGGCACGCCATTATCGGAGCTCTCAGCGACCAGAAATAGTGTACATGTGCAGACAGGATCTTGCGACCGTCCGACAAGCCACGTGGTTCGTCCTGCCAGCGAATTGGGGCACCCGCTTCGCATGTCGGATTCAGTCAAAGGTGGCAGTTCTTCCAATAATTTACTTCGAACAAACGGAGTAGGAATGATAAAGAGTCCAAAATATGGACACTTTTACTAATAATATTGTAATTGCCAGATCTTTCTCTAAGCATATGGTGATCAGAATTACAAGTTTTTATCGAGATAGCCCAACAAAACCATGAAGTATGATGTCGCTCTGATCCACTCCCACACCTACAAAGCACTTGATTTCCTGCGAGTGCATGTGTTCCTTCATGTGCTCTTCCTGCCATGGCCTCCAATGGCGTTCGATTACGGTCTGCATGTGTTCTTCCCATGTTCCGTGAGGTGCAAAGCTCCACCAAAGACAACTACTGCTATCGTCGTTGTGGACAAAACCTAATACATCATCTTAATGATTGTGTGATATGATCTCATTCAGAAGATGAGATTGAGACACACCCTCGTGGGTACTCCGTGATAGTGAACTCTGATGTGGTTTTCTTCAGCAAATGCAGCCTCCACTGTGCAATTATATGGACTTCCATCTTCGTATGTTCCTATCATCAcccaataatatatataaatcctTCCTGCTTTTAACATGGGGTTTTAGGTTTTCAAGAGTGACAACTGTATTGTGCCATTGGATGGGGACAAGAAGAATCTTGAAGACACACTGACATGGTTGGATTGCATATGTTGCTTTCTCCTAGTTCATGTTGTGTACTCTCTCCAACTGTGCATTTgactgctgctgcagctgctctCTGTATCAAAGAAAACCATCAAGCTCGAGGTGTTGCCATGTAGCAGATACCTTATTTGAGTTGGGTTGGGGTCTTCTTCTACATCAGCATCAGGAATCAATAATCAAAGGAGCTCAAATCCTTGATCATATCCTCCTCAATGTTGATCCTTGCCCAATCTTTGTCTTCTTCTCTGTATTATACAATTGCAGAGGCTGATGTAAGGAAGGCCACCATGGTTTTGTGTGGCCACAGATCGCTTGGTTTTATTGCTTTGGTTTGTGGTCAGAAGACATGGGCGGCGGCTTCTGCTCTAAGAAGCAACAAGGATGATGATATCTGTTGACGCCCAAGCTTTTGTGCTGGCTGTCCTGATACATCATTGACAATTCTGCTCCAATGGTGGACAATATCTTAGCAAAAGATTGCCATGACAGTGATGTGGCTCCCCTCTGCCTACCGTCGACACTTATCTTCACAGATTGGAGAAGGGAAAGGCACCACCAGCTGCGTTCACCATGTTGAATGATGCCGCAGAGAGAGAAGACGAGGCAATTGTTTCGGTGAAGCAGAAGATGCGCCCCCATGCGGTGCTCATCCCGTACCCCACCGCAGGGCAGCTGAACCCCATGCTGCAGCTGGCGGAGCTGCTACAGTCCAGAGGCTTCTACATCACCTTCGTCAACACCGAGTTCAGCCGCCGGCAACTCCTGCGCACCGGCGGGCCAGGCGCTCTCAGCGGCAGCGAGACCTTCCGGTTCGTGACCATTGCGGACGGCGTGTCGCAGGCGGATCACCTAGGCCCGGATCGGCTGGTCGAGCTGTGGCTCTCGATACAGAGGAACTGTCCTGCCGCGCTTGCGGAGCTTCTGCTGGAGCTCAACGCCTCCTCCGACGTGCCCCGCATTACCTGCATCGTAGCCAACTACTTGATGACCTTCACACGAGCGGTGGCGGAGCAGATCGGCGTTCCCGAGTTGGTCTTCTGGACCACCAGTGCTTGTGGCCTCATGGCGTCCCTTCAGCTCGGGGAGCTCGTCAGAAGAGGATACATACCATTCAAAGGTACTCGTCTTCCTCACCGTTCCGACATGCATATACGACGAACAATTGATTCTTTTCTCTGTGTTTGTGTAGATGAGAGTTGCCTGACAAATGGATATTTGGACACTGCCATTGATTGGATTCCTGGAATGAAAGAGATGCGGCTCAGAGACCTCTCCAGCTTCATCAGAACGACGGATCACGACGACATCTTCCTCAAGACGGAGATGGAGGAAGTGGATTACGCGCTGAAAGCATGGGGTTTGATCCTCAACACATTCGAAGACATGGAAAGCGAGGTTTTGGATGCTCTGCAGGGGTTCTTCCCGCGGATTTACACGCTCGGTGCCGTCGGCTCACTCGTCGAACGGGTTGCGGGAGGAAGCCGAAGCACCTCACTGCGCTTGGGCTTTTGGCGAGAGGATCGCAGGTGCATGGACTGGCTCGACGCTCAACAGGATGCATCGGTGATCTACGTGAGTTTCGGAAGCCTCGCGGTCTTGACGGTCACGCAACTGACGGAGTTTGCATGGGGCCTCGCCGACAGCAACCATCCCTTCCTGTGGGTCATTCGACCCGACATGGTCGAAGGCGGGGCCGCCACGTTGCCGGAAGAGTTCATCGAAGAAACAAAAGGGAGGAGCTTCTTCGCCGGCTGGTGTCGACAAGGAGAAGTGCTCGCCCACCCTTCCATCGCTGGCTTTCTGACGCACAGCGGCTGGAACTCCATGATGGAGAGCGTCGCCTGCGGCGTGCCGGTGATCTGCTGGCCAGGATTCGCGGAGCAGTACACGAATTGCCTGTATGCTTGCGAGCAGTGGGGATTCGGCATGGAGATCGACCAAGTCGTGAAGAGAGAGCAGGTCAAGGACGTCGTTGTGGAGCTAATGGAAggagagaaggggaaggagatgAGGAAGAACGCCACCAAATGGAAAGAGATGGCAGCGCGAGCAACagcacaaggtgggagctcacatGGAAACCTGGAGAGATTGGTGAAGGACTTGAATCCTTAACACAATTGGATTAAAATTGCAGTAATCTTCTTGTATGCTTCCTTTGTAGAGGTCATGAGAATTCTGTACATGTTTAAACTAAGCTGGTATATTTGACATGGTTTAGTGTCACAAGGTATCATTGGAATCTAAATGCTACAATGCAGATGACAAAGACAGCATAATATAATTCCATCACTAAATTTCCATCTGCTTAGAAAGAAAtattcaagtatttttagaagAAACTTTGAAATGGCAAGTCAATATGTCCAGCATGCATCATCAAAATTCTGACTCATTGGTGGGAAGATCATGTACACAAGAAATTTAGAAATGCAATGAATGATTGCtctacaaaaataataattagagagaaaaaaaataaagaaagagtTTGGAGTCGATTAGTGTTCATCACAGGGCACAAGAAGTAGTTTCACCACTGAATGTAGCTGCCCTGGAAatgtcttttttatgccaaaaaaaaaaagaaaaaggcttgGGATTTAAACCTTTGACACAACTTATTCAGTCCATTTGTTTTATTGTTCGTCGTGATCAGTTGATGAGCAGAAGTTATGCTGAAGGATGAGAATTGCCACCTTCAAGCATCCTGGTTATCATCAGAATCTGCTCCAGGTGTGGAGAGTTGCTGAGGAGCTTGTGAGCCTGTTAGAATTCATGAGATAGGAAAAATGTTAGTAATCCAATTGATTTAGAAAATGACAGTGATTTTAGGTTGGAAATGTCAGAGTAAATTAAACAATATCAAAAGTTACAAATATGACCAGGAATGCTAGCAATAATGGAGAAGCAGGCTTAATGTAGATGAAAACCAGGGGATGTTGTTGATGAAACTATGTGAAGTGGTGTAGAGCATATATACAAATAACAGCTGAATTATTGCAAAAAGTACTCTTGTTTCTGCATGAAGTTTTGTGGTTGATACTACTTAAAACATGTCAATAACTATGTCATAACTTTTTTAATTGTTAGCTTATGAATCTGATCTGATGTGAGTTTTTAACAAGATTACAGGATAACTTCATATGTTTCTGCAGGTATTGGTGCTAAAGTTGTAAGAAAATGTAACATAGATGGATTTTATATTACTCTCTTAAGATTTTTTGATACATATACAAGAATGATCACATAGGTaagtattttcttttttgttcctTCTTTCTGGAAGCACACACATAAATAATAATTTGTTATATAAAGAGGCAGCATTAATCATTTGGTTCATCCCAAAAAATGTCTTCCCAAACTGTGTGCTTTTATTTTGTGGAGAAGTTGCATCATTTACAATACCCTTTACATTCTATAGATCCAAATTCTCAAGCTGACTGTTCACATTGTGAAAAGAAACATAAGATCTTTCAAAAgaataaataagaaaagaacataTGAAGCCAGATGGGTAGCCTCTCAACTAGTGAAAATTCTGCAGTTTGTTGCTACAGGCATGTCAAACAATTAAGATGTTTCAAATTCTCAAGCTGATTGTTCACATTGTGAAAAGAAGCATAAGATCTTTCAAAAGAACaaagaaggaaagaacacatgAAGCCAGATGAGTTGTTTCTCAATTAGTGAAAATTCTGCAGTTTGTTGTTGCTACAATCATGTCAATCAACTAAGATCTTTTAACTCAAGCTGATTTTTCACATTGTGAAAAGCAACATAAGATCTTTCAAAAgaataaataagaaaagaacatgtGAAGCCAGATGAGTAACTTCTCAACTAGTGAAAACACTGCAACTTGTTGCTACAATCATGTCAATCAAGTATGTCAAGTGTTTAAGGTATCAAAATCTCTTTGAAAAAAAGTAACTTTATTCTTACAAAAAAAGTCACAATGCAGAGATATAGAAGACAAAGTGTGTTACCTTCTGTAGTGTTCAGGGGTTGCCTTGCATGTGGTGGGGGCTGCAGTTGTAATGGATACTGCTGTGAAGATGAGGGGATGAAGGTCCCTTCCATGTGGGGTGCAGGATACTGCATGTAGTGTGAAGGAAAACCTGCCCTAGCAGTTTGCAAGTACCCTATTGGAGGGCAATGGTAGGGTGGATGTCCAACAGTTGGTGGTGAAGTTGGTCCATACAATTGTTGATGGTAATAGGATGCCATTTGAGGGTTGTACACAGCAGTCTGTTTGCACAATCCATAAAAAAAGTGGAACAAAAAAAGATAGCTTCTATCAATATATTTTATACAATTATTCAACCAATTATGACTGACTGTATGAAAGAACAGACTTGGATATCAATATTCTGCAGTTGTTAGACTGTCTATGGTTGATTTTACTTTCAgatgaatacaaaataaaaaattgaacaTACACAAGCTTTATATTGCTCAAGAAGACATGCTGGGGAAACATGGTTTATATTGAACTTGTATGAAAACAGCTAGATTATATCCAAACAAGTTGGCATTGTGCTCTGTTTCTGGTAAATTTGGGTAGAATCTTTAGCAGTTTAACAAAGTTAAGTTGAGTCTCTGAACTCTTGGATTTTCCATGCACTGATACAAGTTCTTTTGATATCATAGCCAGATCTGCATCAAAATGCAGCTCTCCAGTTTTAGCAGAAACAGAAACACAAAGAAAGGAAGAAGCACTAACTTGTTGGTATCCATACTCAGCTGGATAGGCCACATACCTGCACGGACACAGCAATAACCATTAGACTGAGATTAACATGCTGAAGACCATATGAACAGACCACATTGCATGAGAACTTGATGTGTTTTGTGTGAATTAGGCTGCGGTTTTGGGTTTGTATGTGGGCCAGCATCAATGTGTGCCAAACATGGGTCCCAGTGGATGGATGACAGGCATTAACTGCGCCTGAGAcaagccaccaccaccacctcagaCTGTGCAGAGGAGGGGCTGCCACCAATCCATTCAATGGGCTCTCCAGGCGGTCCACCTGCCTTGGATTGGTGCTGCAGATGGTGGGACTCACCCGAAGGGAGAAGGGTAAACAACTGGGGCTGGAGCAGCGGGGGCCACCTGGGCTGGCACTCTGCTGTATTGCCGGTACATGCTCCCTTCTGGGCTCCTCCCTGCGGACGAGATGATTAGAAGCAGCCAGCCATTAATGCAAGAGAAGGTTGCAGATTTAACCACATTTAAGTCAAATTTGCAGCTTAATAATGATTAATCAATGATAAACGATTCAAGCGCCTCCCATTTTGCCCAAGCATCATCGGGACCTATGCCTGCTTTGGATCAGCAAGCTGTCCCTTTGAGCTGGCATGTTAGTATTTTTATCTGATGGAGGTCTCTGCACCGGCCATTACCTTTCtcggagatgaagaagaagatgaagagcatAAAGTAAGAGATTAAGCCATCTACAAGTATATCCATCTTCTTTCTGCTGTCCAAGTGTTGTGGGAAATGCACAACGCATTATATCATACACACCTCGTGGTGGAGAGGGTCGCTGCCTCCCCAAAGCGGCAATGTTGCAGTTGGCTCGCCTGCCGTCGATCACCGGGTTGGGATCCACCACCGACCTCCTCGCCGACTCGGGGTCGCGGAAGGTCACCTGCCAATCCCAGGATATTGTAGCCTCGGATGTTAGAGTGGAAACGCATGAAGCAAAACGATACCAAGAACACACTGTCCTTCTCCACCTCTACGTTGGATAGCATGATGCAAGAGATCAATAAATAAGGTAGtaatggatcatgatgagataggGTACACAGAATGCGATAAATAACAGGAAAATATCAGTACTATATTACTGTTGATGGATCAAGGGATCAATAAGAGATGGACAAACTGACAAGCAAACAAAGAAACAAAGCTCACagtagagaggagagagagagagagagagagagctcacgAAGCCATAGCCTTTGGATCGCCCGGTGATCTTGTCGGATATGATCACGGCCTCGAGGATTTCACCAAACTGCTCGAAGAAACGGCGGAGCTCCGCCGTGGGAGTCTCCCATGCCAATCCACCCACAAACACTTTGGTCAAGGTTGTGTCGCCAAACCTTGAACGATAGTGCAGGCTGGAAgtcgaaggagaagaagaggaagccatACGCGCGGCTGTAAGACCgcctcctcttccctttatctCGTGTTCTCTGTGCACGGGGAAATCAAGGAAGAGGTGACAGCCTCGATATGGCGAGCAGGAGGCTGAGTCTCATACGAAATATGGAAGGTTGACTATATGTTCTTATCTATCTTGCTTGCATACGGACGCAATCTTCCGTCTCCTTTCTGTGTACTcctcccttcctcttctttggtgaTCTCTCCTCCTTCCATGACCCTTAGAGTCATAGAAAGGAACGCTAAAGAGATATCGAGGAGGAgatgaaggtggtggtggtgatggggaAATCTAACAAGGCTGGGATGGTGAACCAACTGGTGCAAAGGACTTCCTCGCTGTATGAGAGTTTTGGATATCGGCTGACAGCTGCacgacccctctctctctctctctctctctctgttactgTCCTCcttgtataagagagagagagagagagagagagatgatggctGAAGGAAGTAAAACAATATTGAAAGAAACAAAGGCATGTTCAGCACTTGTTTTGTAGCTAAGGAAAGGGCGAAGGTGCATTAAAAGATCGGTGGCGAATTCCTGCTGTGCTGCAAGTGCTCCACATAGATGGAACAAAGGATGTGAGTCGTCCATGGCAACAGATGCTGCTGATTCGGTAGGGCGTGGCCCCCCCCACGCCGGTGTCCTCCATTTCATTATTAGCTTGCTTGCCCTCACTGCCCTTTCTCATGTCACTCTTCTTCTATCTCCTTGTGGAACTCCTTGTTTCTTTGGAGACAAGCAACTGGGTGACGGCACGCAGAAACCTGTGGGTGCTGGTCATCACCTTAGGTTAAACCTCTCGTTACGAGCTTAGCAGGTGTTCATCtttggaggaggaggatgatgagttctcgaccagagaaagagagaggggccCAACTCCAGCTGAAACAGGGTGTGCCGATGGGTCTCGCACTCAGATATCCGCCTGTCACCCAAGCTTTCCACCTCCGTCCACCGGTATACACGCCTGGTGTCGCTATCCAGCCTCGCACGTGCTCGCTTGCACGTGCATAAGCTTCATCGTGGAAGAGGAAGAAGCATCTGATGACAGGAAATGCGCCACGGAGAAGACGACCTCTCGTCCGTGAACATcggtggtggtaacattgtttaaTGGGTAGATCAGATCGGT is from Musa acuminata AAA Group cultivar baxijiao chromosome BXJ3-8, Cavendish_Baxijiao_AAA, whole genome shotgun sequence and encodes:
- the LOC135646048 gene encoding serine/threonine-protein kinase PEPKR2-like, whose amino-acid sequence is MESLRRKRKGTKSSSFVESNLSDGQKCKKKCREMEKVGSRNGGGGGVVMTAPPIGCSLPGTPGRGLKRKLGCIDSATRIGRKKKLEHEYVLGREIGHGKFGSVRLCRSKASGEEFACKTLPKNGGETVHREVEIMQHLSGHPGIVMLKSVFEDSDCFHLVMELCSGGRVLDQMIKEGKFSEQRVAMMLKELVLVIKYCHEMGVVHRDIKPENILLTGSGKIKLADFGLAVRVTDGQRLSGVAGSPAYVAPEVLSGHYSEKADIWSAGVLLHALLIGSLPFQGDSLEAVFEAIKNVELNFHSAAWDSVSELAQDLISRMLTRDTCARMTADEVLRHPWIVYNTDHPSIGSANHSRIVFDSANVSLTLENFGTDSELQDDSGFVDALAVAISRVTISESKRSRFCNPAPPIEPECSSNMKANLCTAF
- the LOC103995470 gene encoding protein EXORDIUM-like 2; amino-acid sequence: MANFPSLFSHLLLLLLMLQHSAAVLLQQQPLVLEYHRGRLLEGNHTVNLLFYGRFSPSQRSIVADFVPSLSPAYPSLPPPSAASWWHTTSLYGGGGPVRLYLGPQILDEGYTRGKSSNNPHQMEKSRQAPSQYRKTFLHHRH
- the LOC135646078 gene encoding 7-deoxyloganetin glucosyltransferase-like codes for the protein MLNDAAEREDEAIVSVKQKMRPHAVLIPYPTAGQLNPMLQLAELLQSRGFYITFVNTEFSRRQLLRTGGPGALSGSETFRFVTIADGVSQADHLGPDRLVELWLSIQRNCPAALAELLLELNASSDVPRITCIVANYLMTFTRAVAEQIGVPELVFWTTSACGLMASLQLGELVRRGYIPFKDESCLTNGYLDTAIDWIPGMKEMRLRDLSSFIRTTDHDDIFLKTEMEEVDYALKAWGLILNTFEDMESEVLDALQGFFPRIYTLGAVGSLVERVAGGSRSTSLRLGFWREDRRCMDWLDAQQDASVIYVSFGSLAVLTVTQLTEFAWGLADSNHPFLWVIRPDMVEGGAATLPEEFIEETKGRSFFAGWCRQGEVLAHPSIAGFLTHSGWNSMMESVACGVPVICWPGFAEQYTNCLYACEQWGFGMEIDQVVKREQVKDVVVELMEGEKGKEMRKNATKWKEMAARATAQGGSSHGNLERLVKDLNP
- the LOC103995212 gene encoding uncharacterized protein LOC103995212; the encoded protein is MASSSSPSTSSLHYRSRFGDTTLTKVFVGGLAWETPTAELRRFFEQFGEILEAVIISDKITGRSKGYGFVTFRDPESARRSVVDPNPVIDGRRANCNIAALGRQRPSPPRGRSPEGSMYRQYSRVPAQVAPAAPAPVVYPSPFGYVAYPAEYGYQQTAVYNPQMASYYHQQLYGPTSPPTVGHPPYHCPPIGYLQTARAGFPSHYMQYPAPHMEGTFIPSSSQQYPLQLQPPPHARQPLNTTEGSQAPQQLSTPGADSDDNQDA